The following proteins are encoded in a genomic region of Oceanispirochaeta sp.:
- a CDS encoding 4-hydroxybenzoate octaprenyltransferase — MSNTEALRGFIRQEARRGSGISRAVMLEHTLFSLPLAICAFLLESGGRPGFSTVLWILLAVFAARNGANALNRLIDRKIDGENPRTAGRDLLSGRVKVRDLWIFTVVCGLLFLLSAAMLNPLCLLLVPVGVVLIGGYSFTKRFTWLCHFWLGVTCSAAVMGSFLALSGRFEIRYFPLTIAAALWVAGFDIIYALQDLEHDRVHSIHSVPSRFGRRGALVIAGLSHLGTLFFLAVNLFFFHLGVWYAAGVVLAALILAAEHLIAWRGGIKWIPLASYHLNQILSPLILLFTLLDIYMPGGLYGS, encoded by the coding sequence TTGAGTAATACCGAAGCTCTTCGCGGGTTCATCCGGCAGGAAGCCCGGCGGGGAAGTGGCATCAGCCGGGCGGTCATGCTGGAACATACACTCTTTTCTCTCCCACTGGCGATCTGCGCGTTTTTGCTGGAAAGCGGGGGACGTCCCGGTTTTTCCACGGTCCTCTGGATACTGCTGGCTGTGTTTGCCGCCCGGAACGGCGCCAATGCCCTCAACCGCCTGATCGACAGGAAGATCGATGGGGAAAATCCCCGTACTGCCGGGAGAGATCTGCTTTCAGGCCGGGTGAAAGTCCGGGACCTGTGGATCTTCACGGTAGTCTGCGGTCTGCTCTTCCTGCTTTCTGCCGCCATGCTGAACCCGCTCTGCCTGCTTCTCGTTCCTGTCGGGGTGGTGCTTATCGGCGGATATTCCTTTACGAAACGATTTACCTGGCTCTGTCACTTCTGGCTGGGAGTGACCTGTTCCGCCGCCGTCATGGGCAGTTTTCTGGCTCTGAGCGGCCGCTTTGAAATCCGTTATTTTCCCTTGACCATCGCGGCGGCTCTCTGGGTCGCTGGTTTTGATATCATCTATGCCCTGCAGGACCTGGAGCATGACAGAGTTCACAGTATTCATTCCGTTCCCTCCCGTTTCGGACGCCGCGGCGCCCTGGTGATAGCCGGTCTCAGCCACCTGGGTACACTCTTCTTCCTGGCTGTGAATCTGTTCTTTTTTCATCTGGGAGTCTGGTATGCCGCTGGAGTAGTCCTTGCGGCTCTGATTCTGGCGGCGGAACATCTCATTGCCTGGAGAGGCGGAATCAAATGGATACCTCTGGCCTCCTATCATCTCAATCAGATCCTCTCCCCCCTGATCCTTCTGTTCACCCTGCTGGACATCTATATGCCGGGAGGTCTGTATGGTTCCTGA
- a CDS encoding menaquinone biosynthesis decarboxylase, producing the protein MAYKHLQDFVARLEKEGELMRISASVSSRLEIGEITDRVSKQKGPALLFENVQGSEFPVLINAFGSSRRMAMALGAETLDEKAAELEELMDWAFSQMGRLDVMSFFPKLKWARIFLPHRVFNAPCQQVVDHDPDLSTLPVLTCWPGDGGPFFTLPLVITRDPETGAQNMGMYRMQVFDKNTTGMHWHHHKDGAHYFQKYKERGEIMSVAVALGDDPAVTYAATAPLPEGISELFFAGYLRGKPVETVKCITSDLQVPAQAEFILEGYVDPEEPLHREGPFGDHTGYYSLEEDYPVFHVTCITRRKKPVFPATIVGQPPMEDCYMAKATERIFLPLLKKLVPEIIDMNLPLEGVFHNCAVISIRKRYAGQVHKVCNSIWGMGQMMYTKMIILVDHDVDVQNLSHVMWKVFNNIDAERDLIMSQGPLDALDHASPRARFGTRLGVDATRKGPLDGHEREWPDDIVMSDEIKKQVDLRWKELGFE; encoded by the coding sequence ATGGCATATAAGCATTTACAGGATTTTGTAGCCCGTCTGGAGAAGGAAGGTGAATTGATGAGAATCAGCGCCTCCGTCAGTTCCAGGCTGGAGATCGGTGAAATAACGGACAGGGTGAGCAAGCAGAAGGGTCCCGCTCTGCTCTTTGAAAATGTTCAGGGGTCGGAGTTTCCTGTACTGATCAATGCCTTCGGCAGTTCCCGTCGGATGGCTATGGCTCTGGGAGCAGAAACCCTGGATGAAAAAGCAGCGGAACTGGAGGAACTCATGGATTGGGCCTTCTCCCAGATGGGCCGTCTGGATGTGATGAGCTTTTTCCCGAAATTGAAATGGGCCCGAATATTTCTTCCTCATAGAGTCTTTAACGCACCCTGTCAGCAGGTTGTGGATCATGATCCCGATCTTTCCACGCTACCCGTTCTCACCTGCTGGCCCGGCGACGGGGGGCCATTTTTCACCCTCCCTCTGGTGATCACCAGAGACCCCGAAACGGGTGCCCAGAATATGGGGATGTACCGGATGCAGGTCTTTGATAAAAACACCACGGGCATGCACTGGCATCATCATAAGGATGGAGCCCATTACTTTCAGAAATACAAGGAACGGGGGGAGATAATGTCTGTGGCCGTGGCCCTGGGAGATGATCCCGCGGTGACCTATGCCGCCACGGCACCCCTGCCCGAGGGGATTTCCGAACTGTTTTTTGCGGGTTACCTTCGAGGGAAACCCGTGGAGACGGTCAAATGCATCACTTCCGACCTCCAGGTTCCTGCCCAGGCCGAATTTATTCTGGAAGGCTATGTTGACCCGGAGGAGCCGCTGCACCGGGAGGGGCCCTTCGGCGACCATACGGGCTATTACTCCCTGGAGGAGGACTATCCCGTTTTTCATGTCACCTGCATCACCCGGAGAAAAAAGCCTGTCTTTCCCGCTACTATTGTCGGTCAGCCGCCTATGGAAGACTGTTACATGGCCAAAGCCACAGAACGGATCTTCCTGCCCCTCCTTAAAAAGTTGGTTCCCGAAATCATCGATATGAACCTGCCTCTGGAAGGGGTTTTTCACAATTGCGCCGTCATCTCTATCCGCAAACGCTATGCGGGGCAGGTTCACAAGGTTTGTAACAGCATCTGGGGAATGGGCCAGATGATGTACACCAAGATGATCATCCTTGTGGACCATGATGTGGATGTTCAGAACCTGAGTCATGTCATGTGGAAGGTCTTCAACAATATCGATGCCGAACGGGACCTGATCATGAGTCAGGGTCCCCTGGATGCTCTGGACCATGCCTCCCCCCGGGCCCGGTTCGGAACAAGGCTCGGGGTGGATGCCACCCGTAAGGGCCCTCTGGACGGACATGAACGGGAGTGGCCCGACGATATTGTGATGAGCGATGAGATCAAAAAACAGGTGGATCTTCGCTGGAAGGAGCTGGGATTTGAGTAA